One region of Chloroflexota bacterium genomic DNA includes:
- a CDS encoding ABC transporter permease: protein MAEVYRAIWVIAYREVLRFVSERARMLSSFATPLLFLIIFGAGFNRLIGSLTPGVDFIKFMYPGIMAMTVLMTSIFSGLSVVWDREFGFLKEVLVAPLSRSGVVLGKAVGGTAVALAQGIIMLVLAPFLGVELSWLLVLKLIPVLVLVSLSLSGLGLLVASRMRSQQGFQVVMQLLIFPLMFLSGVFFPVNSVPTWLGVIAKANPVTYGVDAIRQVFLGGGAVQVPAAAMLGGSPVLGVSLFGHTMSIAEDMLVVALFGLVVGALAVWSFSRQE from the coding sequence ATGGCAGAGGTATACAGGGCCATATGGGTCATCGCCTACAGGGAGGTCCTGCGGTTTGTGTCGGAGCGGGCCCGGATGTTATCTTCTTTTGCCACGCCCCTGCTCTTCCTGATAATCTTCGGGGCTGGCTTCAACCGCCTCATTGGCTCCCTCACCCCCGGGGTGGACTTCATCAAGTTCATGTACCCGGGTATCATGGCCATGACGGTGCTCATGACCTCCATATTCTCAGGGCTCTCGGTGGTGTGGGACAGGGAATTTGGCTTCTTGAAAGAGGTGCTGGTCGCGCCCCTCAGCCGTAGCGGTGTGGTCCTGGGGAAAGCGGTAGGCGGCACCGCGGTAGCCCTGGCCCAGGGCATCATCATGCTGGTGCTGGCACCCTTTCTGGGGGTGGAGCTGAGCTGGCTGCTGGTGTTGAAGCTCATACCCGTGCTCGTGCTGGTGTCGCTCTCGCTCTCCGGCCTGGGCCTGCTGGTGGCCTCGCGGATGCGCTCTCAGCAGGGATTCCAGGTGGTGATGCAGCTCCTCATCTTCCCCCTGATGTTTCTGTCCGGCGTGTTTTTCCCGGTGAACAGCGTGCCCACATGGCTGGGAGTCATCGCCAAAGCTAACCCGGTAACCTACGGCGTGGACGCCATCCGGCAGGTCTTCCTGGGCGGTGGGGCTGTCCAGGTCCCGGCCGCAGCCATGCTCGGCGGCAGCCCCGTGCTGGGGGTGAGCCTCTTCGGGCACACCATGAGCATTGCGGAAGACATGCTGGTGGTGGCCCTCTTTGGCCTGGTGGTGGGGGCGCTGGCAGTGTGGTCCTTTAGCCGGCAGGAGTAG